Proteins encoded together in one Vitis vinifera cultivar Pinot Noir 40024 chromosome 4, ASM3070453v1 window:
- the LOC100249590 gene encoding uncharacterized protein LOC100249590, with product MVAGESDEDETDPMKVLLPDEPEVEKRLTSADEDAQKQRLQDNHIHSIDTTVVIRQLPSQGLSFQLWPAATTLVTLLDQLRSHPTNSPLSPILSALSNGQDHRPLRILELGSGTGLVGIVAAATLSANVTVTDLPHVIPNLQFNVQMNSHIWGPHGGTVEVAPLRWGEADDVELIGREFDLILASDVVYHDHLYDPLLQTLRMLMGLEGADNKKMMFVMAHLRRWKKESAFFRKAKKLFQVETLHVDRPTQGSRVGVVTYSFRGKSQNFE from the coding sequence ATGGTCGCTGGAGAAAGCGACGAAGACGAAACTGATCCCATGAAAGTCCTTCTACCGGATGAACCAGAGGTTGAGAAAAGATTGACTAGTGCAGATGAGGATGCCCAAAAGCAGCGACTGCAGGACAACCACATCCATTCTATCGATACAACGGTGGTGATCAGGCAGCTCCCCTCCCAAGGTCTCTCCTTCCAGCTCTGGCCTGCAGCCACCACCCTTGTCACCCTCCTTGATCAGCTCCGTTCTCACCCCACCAACAGCCCACTCTCTCCCATCCTCTCCGCCTTATCCAACGGTCAAGATCATCGCCCTCTCCGCATCCTCGAACTCGGATCCGGCACTGGCCTTGTCGGCATTGTCGCCGCCGCCACACTCAGCGCTAATGTCACCGTCACCGATCTCCCTCACGTGATCCCCAACCTCCAATTCAACGTCCAGATGAACTCCCACATTTGGGGCCCGCATGGTGGAACTGTTGAGGTGGCACCACTCAGGTGGGGAGAAGCTGATGACGTGGAGCTGATTGGGCGAGAATTTGACCTGATACTGGCGTCAGATGTCGTGTATCATGATCATTTGTATGACCCCCTTCTCCAAACCCTACGCATGTTGATGGGGTTGGAGGGTGCTGACAACAAGAAAATGATGTTTGTGATGGCTCATTTGAGGAGGTGGAAGAAGGAGTCCGCTTTCTTCAGAAAGGCCAAGAAGCTTTTTCAAGTTGAGACGTTACACGTGGATCGCCCTACCCAGGGATCTAGGGTCGGAGTTGTCACTTACAGTTTTAGAGGGAAATCTCAGAATTTTGAATGA
- the LOC100259816 gene encoding uncharacterized protein LOC100259816 encodes MWRRGFSSSAGCSNALKEKKWDALVIGAGHNGLTAGAYLARAGLSVAVLERRHIIGGAAVTEEIIPGFKFSRCSYLQSLLRPSVIKELELARHGLKLLKRNPSSFTPCVDGRYLLLGPDKDLNYSEISKFSKRDADAYLRYENQLENFCKLMDPLLDSPPPETMQGLSSFNDRIKNNVRKSVFWAHCLRSALSLGQKDLVDFMDLLLAPASKVLNNWFETDVLKATLATDAVIGSTGSVHTPGSGYVLLHHVMGETDGDRGIWSYVEGGMGSVSLAISKAAKEAGAHVVTSAEVSQLMIEDSGRVNGVLLADGTRVHSSVVLSNATPYKTFMEFVPENVLPDDFLRAIKYSDYSSGTTKMNLAVDTLPQFQCCKLSHPDAGPQHVGTIHIGSESMEEIDSASQDATNGIPSQRPIIEMTIPSVLDKTISPPGQHVINLFIQYTPYKPLDGSWEDPAYRELFAQRCFNLIDEYAPGFSSTILGYDMLTPPDLEREIGLTGGNIFHGAMGLDSLFLMRPVKGWSNYRTPLQGLYLCGSGAHPGGGVMGAPGRNAASVVLEDVKKSFN; translated from the exons ATGTGGCGAAGGGGTTTTAGCAGCAGCGCCGGCTGCAGTAACGCATTGAAGGAGAAGAAATGGGACGCGCTGGTAATCGGTGCCGGCCACAACGGCCTAACCGCCGGCGCATACCTGGCTCGCGCTGGTCTCTCTGTTGCTGTTCTCGAACGTCGCCACATCATAGGCGGCGCGGCCGTCACAGAAGAAATTATCCCTGGCTTTAAGTTCTCCCGATGCAGCTACCTCCAGAGCCTCCTCCGCCCCTCCGTCATCAA GGAATTAGAGTTAGCAAGACATGGATTAAAGTTGTTGAAGAGGAATCCTTCATCCTTCACGCCTTGTGTTGATGGGCGGTATCTTCTCTTAGGCCCTGATAAGGACCTTAATTATTCTGAGATTTCAAAGTTCTCCAAACGAGATGCTGATGCCTATTTAAG ATATGAGAATCAGCTAGAGAACTTCTGTAAACTCATGGATCCGCTTTTGGATTCACCTCCTCCTGAAACCATGCAAGGGCTTTCATCATTTAATGACCGCATCAAGAATAATGTACGCAAATCAGTTTTTTGGGCTCATTGTCTGCGTTCGGCACTCTCATTGGGACAAAAAGATTTGGT GGACTTCATGGACCTTTTATTGGCCCCTGCATCAAAAGTTTTGAATAACTGGTTTGAG ACTGATGTCCTGAAGGCAACACTTGCAACAGATGCTGTGATTGGAAGTACA GGAAGTGTCCACACACCTGGGAGTGGATATGTTCTGCTACATCATGTGATGGGAGAAACCGATGGTGATCGTGGTATTTGGTC GTATGTTGAAGGTGGTATGGGCTCAGTATCCTTGGCTATTAGCAAGGCTGCTAAGGAAGCTGGGGCTCATGTTGTAACAAGTGCAGAG GTTTCACAGTTGATGATTGAGGACTCGGGCAGAGTAAATGGG GTATTGCTGGCTGATGGGACACGGGTGCATTCTTCAGTTGTTTTGTCAAATGCAACCCCTTATAAGACTTTCATG GAATTTGTACCTGAAAATGTCCTTCCTGATGATTTTCTCCGTGCTATTAAGTACTCTGACTACAGCTCT GGAACTACCAAAATGAACTTAGCTGTTGATACATTGCCTCAATTTCAGTGTTGCAAATTGAGCCACCCTGATGCAGGTCCTCAACATGTGGGTACCATTCACATTGGTTCTGAGAG TATGGAGGAGATTGACTCAGCTAGTCAAGATGCTACGAATGGCATACCATCACAGAGACCAATTATCGAGATGACAATTCCTTCTGTATTGGACAAGACTATTTCTCCACCTG GTCAGCATGTGATCAACTTATTTATTCAATACACACCCTATAAACCTTTGGATGGCAGCTGGGAAGATCCTGCATATAGA GAATTATTTGCACAAAGATGTTTCAACTTGATCGATGAATATGCCCCTGGTTTCAGCTCAACAATACTTGGCTATGACATGCTGACTCCACCAGACCTTGAAAGGGAAATTGGTCTCACAG GAGGGAATATCTTTCATGGTGCCATGGGGTTGGATTCTCTCTTCCTCATGCGACCTGTAAAAGGatg GTCAAACTACAGAACTCCACTGCAGGGGCTTTATTTGTGCGGGAGTGGGGCTCATCCTGGGGGTGGTGTGATGGGTGCCCCTGGTCGTAATGCCGCGTCTGTGGTACTTGAAGATGTTAAGAAATCATTCAACTGA
- the LOC100254708 gene encoding AP-3 complex subunit sigma isoform X1, protein MLRKCPSGINKGVVLVWAITLPKSIYRGRGGVGYVARGDSEEDMIRAVIVMNTQGKPRLTKFYDYMPPEKQQELIRRVFGVLCSRAENVSNFVEADSVFGPDTRLVYKHYATLYFVFVFDSSENELAMLDLIQVLVETLDKCFKNVCELDIVFNYSKLHTILDEIIFGGQVLETSSAEVMKAVEEISRLSLSLCFCLFLFVCVGVNGIFCVSVSVCIGVTLELCINTVTFLMQVGNSLKYYHTCP, encoded by the exons ATGTTACGAAAATGCCCATCCGGAATAAACAAGGGAGTAGTGTTGGTTTGGGCGATAACTCTCCCAAAATCTATATACAGAGGCAGAGGAGGAGTGGGGTACGTAGCAAGAGGGGATAGCGAGGAAGACATGATACGGGCGGTGATAGTGATGAACACACAGGGCAAGCCCCGCCTCACCAAATTTTACGATTACATG CCTCCGGAGAAGCAGCAAGAACTCATTCGGCGCGTCTTTGGAg TCTTATGCAGTAGAGCTGAGAACGTCAGCAATTTTGTGGAGGCGGATTCGGTTTTTGGTCCG GATACTCGTCTTGTGTACAAGCACTATGCAACTCTCTATTTTGTCTTTGTATTTGATAGTTCTGAAAATGAGTTAGCCATGCTTGATTTGATACAAG TTCTGGTGGAAACATTGGacaagtgcttcaaaaatgtatGCGAGCTTGACATAGTGTTCAATTATAGCAAG TTGCATACTATTTTGGATGAGATCATTTTTGGCGGTCAAGTGCTAGAAACAAGTTCTGCAGAAGTTATGAAGGCTGTTGAAGAAATATCaaggctctctctctctctctgctttTGTCTGTTTCTGTTTGTGTGTGTTGGTGTCAATGGAATTTTCTGTGTTTCTGTTTCTGTCTGTATTGGTGTAACACTGGAATTGTGTATCAATACTGTTACCTTCCTGATGCAGGTTGGAAACAGCCTCAAATACTATCACACTTGTCCCTAA
- the LOC100254708 gene encoding AP-3 complex subunit sigma isoform X2, translating into MLRKCPSGINKGVVLVWAITLPKSIYRGRGGVGYVARGDSEEDMIRAVIVMNTQGKPRLTKFYDYMPPEKQQELIRRVFGVLCSRAENVSNFVEADSVFGPDTRLVYKHYATLYFVFVFDSSENELAMLDLIQVLVETLDKCFKNVCELDIVFNYSKLHTILDEIIFGGQVLETSSAEVMKAVEEISRLETASNTITLVPKSISGWRS; encoded by the exons ATGTTACGAAAATGCCCATCCGGAATAAACAAGGGAGTAGTGTTGGTTTGGGCGATAACTCTCCCAAAATCTATATACAGAGGCAGAGGAGGAGTGGGGTACGTAGCAAGAGGGGATAGCGAGGAAGACATGATACGGGCGGTGATAGTGATGAACACACAGGGCAAGCCCCGCCTCACCAAATTTTACGATTACATG CCTCCGGAGAAGCAGCAAGAACTCATTCGGCGCGTCTTTGGAg TCTTATGCAGTAGAGCTGAGAACGTCAGCAATTTTGTGGAGGCGGATTCGGTTTTTGGTCCG GATACTCGTCTTGTGTACAAGCACTATGCAACTCTCTATTTTGTCTTTGTATTTGATAGTTCTGAAAATGAGTTAGCCATGCTTGATTTGATACAAG TTCTGGTGGAAACATTGGacaagtgcttcaaaaatgtatGCGAGCTTGACATAGTGTTCAATTATAGCAAG TTGCATACTATTTTGGATGAGATCATTTTTGGCGGTCAAGTGCTAGAAACAAGTTCTGCAGAAGTTATGAAGGCTGTTGAAGAAATATCaag GTTGGAAACAGCCTCAAATACTATCACACTTGTCCCTAAGTCCATTTCTGGTTGGCGAAGTTGA